The following nucleotide sequence is from Lysobacterales bacterium.
GACGTTTGCTTCGCTGGCGGATCTATGTCGAGGCCGGCGCGATCTGTTCGCCGCCTATGGCCTGCACCCGATGTACCTCGACCAGCATGGCGATGCCGATGTGGCCAGGGTGCGCGCCACGATCCTGCGCGAGGGTGCGGTCGCCGTGGGCGAATGCGGCCTCGATTTCTTCGTCGACGGCCTCGATCCGGAACGCCAGCGCCTGTTGTTCGATGCGCAACTGCGGCTGGCGCGCGAATTCGATTTGCCGCTGATCCTGCACGCGCGGCGTGCAGTCGACGAGGTGATCCTGCGTCTGCGCCGCATCGGTGGACTGCGCGGCGTCGTGCACAGCTTCAGCGGCAGTGCCGAACAAGCGCGACAGCTGTTCCAGCTCGGATTCCATCTCGGCATCGGCGGTCCGGTGACCTACGATCGTGCACAGCGACTGCGCGGCCTTGTTGCGACCATGCCGATCGAGCATCTGCTGCTCGAATCCGATGCACCGGACCAGCCCAACGCCAGCGCCCGCGGCGCGCGCAACGAGCCCGCGACGATCGTCGAGGTGGCCGAGGTGATTGCGCGGCTGCGCGGGGTCGACGTGGCCACGATCGCGGCGGCGACCAGCAGCAATGCGATCCGCCTTTTCCGGCTCGATCAGGCCGACGTCGCTGCCTGAGGTTTTTCCGCGAGCAGCCGATCCAGCGCGCGCCCGACCATGGCCATCGCGAAACCGGCCGTCACGTGCATCGCCGCACCCAACCCGCCACCGCAGTCGAGCTTTCCGGCATCGCCCACTTCCGGACGCAGGCCGCAGACCGTGCCATCTGCTTGCGGATAGCGCACGTTTTCCAGCGAATACACCGCCTGCACGCCGAAGTACCGTTTGGGACCGCGCGGAAAATTGAACTCGTCGCGCAGCTTCTTGCTGATCAATGCGAGCATGGCGTCATGTTCGGTCTTGGACAGGTCGCGCACGATGATCTTGGTCGAATCGATGCGCCCACCGGCCGAGCCCGAGACGATCATGGGGATCTTGCGACGACGACAGAACGCGATCATCTCGACCTTGACGCGGAAGGCATCGCAGCAGTCCAGCACCAGGTCGTAGCCGCGGCCGAGTTGTTCTGCCAACGTCGATGGCGTCACGAAAGCAGCTTCGGCCTGGATCTTCAGTTGCGGTGAAATCTTCTGCAACCGATCGCGCAGGGACTCGACCTTGAGCTTGCCGAACTCGCCCTCAAGCGCGTGCAACTGCCGGTTGGTGTTCGATACGCAGATCTCGTCGGCATCGAACAGCGTCAACCTGCCGACGCCGCTGCGCGCCAAGGCTTCCGCAACCCAAGAGCCGACGCCGCCGACACCGATGACGGCAACATGCTGATTCTGCAATCGTGCAACGGCGCCACGGCCGTAGAGGCGGTCGATGCCGGCAAATCGGGAGACGTGGTCCATGGAGTCGGGGCGGTTTCGGGGCGCGCAGCATAGCGGCAGCGGGTTCCGGCACGATGCGCTGGCCCAGTGACGACGGCGACGCTAGGCTTGGAGCACGAATGCGTCTGCTCAGCGCGACCGCAGACCCGCCAAGGATGCCCCGATGAAACTGTTCTCGATGTTCTCCCGCCCGGCCTGGGAAAGTGCCGATGCCGACAAGCGCGCGCGCGCCGTCGCGACCGTGGTTGATGGCGTTCTGATCGAACGCCTGCCCGACATCGCCCGTCATGATGCCGATGCCAAGGTCCGCCTCGCGGCTGTCAAGCGGATCGACGACCTGTCCCTACTGGGTGACCGGGCCCGTCTCGACCTGTCGCCCGACGTGCGTGATGCCGCCGGTGCGCGCCTGCGTCACCTGCTGCTCGATCCGAAAGTCACGCTGGAATCGCGAATTCGAATTGTGCGGGTGACGGAAAACAACACGCTGCTGGAGCTGATCGCAACGGAGGCGACCGAAGCCGATCTGCGCTCGTGCGCACTGGAACGCATTCGCCGCGTGCCCTTCTTGGCCGACCGGTGTGTCAAGGATCCGGATGCGCGGCTGCGTCTGAGCTTGCTGGATCGCATCGACGACGCGGCGCAACTCGAACGCATCGCCGAACGGGCCCGCAAGACCGACAAGCAATTGTCTCGACTCGCCCGCGAACGACTGCAGGCGGCCCTGCTGGCAGCCGGAGACACGGCCGCGATCGAGGCTCGGGCGAGCGACATCTGCGTGCAACTGGATGCACTGCTGCGTACCCGTGGCCTGGATGCAGCCGAGCGATTGGCGCAGATCGAATCCGACTGGGCGCGGTTGTCGATCCCGCCCGAAGCGGCGATCGCGCGGCGCTATCGTGGTCTGGTCGACACCTTGCAGCACATGCTGAACCCGCCGCCGAAGCCCGAACTGCCGCCGGCGCCGGTCATTCCGGCACCCGTGATCGATGAGGCCGAAGCCACCCCCGCGACCCTCGTGACCGCAGTGCCCGATCCCGCCATCGCCACCGCGAAAGCCGCTGCGGCGGCGGCGCATGAGGCCGAGCAGGCCCAGCGCCGCCAGTGGCGCGAACGCACGCATGCGGCGATCCAGCACTACGCCGCCGCATTGGACGCCGGCAAGTTCGCCGATGCGCGCGCCGCACGCGCGGTTCTGCAGCAGATCGAGACCGAGTGGCCGAAGTCGCATTGGGACGAGGCTCGGCGCTATGCCGACCTCGATGCCCAGTACGCCAAGCTCGAACACTGGCAGCAGTGGTCGTCCCGCGACCAGAAGAAGCGCCTGTGCGAGGCCGCCGAAGCCTTGATCGGCAGCGGGCTGCATCCGGATGCGTTGATCACGCGGGTCCGCGAACTGCAGGGCGAATGGGACCGTCTGCTGACTAGTGACGGCGCAACCGATGCCAACGATGGTTTGACGCGCCGCTTCCGTGCGCTGATCCATCAATCGGTGGCACCGGCTCGCCCGTATCTCGAGAAGCGCAAGGAATTGCGCAGCGAGAAGGGCCGTGCCGTCGCCGAATTCCTCGATGCTGCCGAAGCGGCCTTGGCCGATACCGAATTGCCGCTGCAACAATTGTTGGAATGGCGCAGCAAGTTCAACGAGGCCGGCGCGCAGATCGCCGATTTGGTCGGCAGTGATCGGCGTGACGCCGGGCTGCGTCGCAAGCGTCTCGCCGATGCAGTGCATGCGCGTATCGAGGCTTTCAACAGCGGTGCTGCCGAGGCCAAACAGAAGCTCATCGCGCAAGTGCGCCGCCAACTCGCGAATGCCGATGCCCGCGAACAGGTGAATATTGCCAAGTCGGTGATGCCGCAGTGGAAGTCGCTGCCACGCGGACAGCGCAAGACCGAAGACGCGCTATGGAACGAATTGCGCGCCCTGATCGACCCGGTGTTCGAACGCGAGCGCGACGAAGGCCAGCGCGTACGCGACGAGCGCAATGCACAGCAGCAAGCGGTGGTGCAGGTATTGGCAGAGCTCGACGCGCTCGCTGAAGCTGAACTCGTTGCAGATGCGCTGCGCCATCAGGCCAACGACTTGCGCCAGCGCTTTCAGGGCATCGAAGGCCGCAGTCGCGACGATGATCTTTCGTTCGATCGCGCGATGGCGAAGATTGAACGTCGCATCGCTGCGTTGCGTGCGGATCACGTGCGCGCACAACGTCTGCGACTGCGCGAGCAATCGGCACAACTGGCCGTGATCGAGCAACGCATCGTCGCCGAGTCCGATCTTGCCGATACGGAAACGGCGCTTTCGGCGTTGCGCGAGCAGGGCTTGGGCGCTGAACTCACGGCACGCTTCGATGCCGCTCGTTCCGCCTGCAGCAATGCAGATCGCCGCGCGGCATTGCGTGATGCGCTCGCCGATCAGGCCGCCATCGCCGACCTCGCGATCCGTGCCGAATTTGCAGCGGGCCTGCCGTCTCCGGACGCTTGGCGCGAACATCGCCGAGCCCACCAGATGGCGCGCCTGGCCGACAAGCTCGGCGGCGGTGCGGCCTTCAAGGCGGGCGATGAAAGCACCTCCCTTTGGCGCGAATGGCTGGCGCTTGCCGGCAGTGGCAGCCCCGACCGTGCCGACTTCGACGCGCGGATCGATGCCGCACTGACACAGTTGTTCGGCTCGAATTGAGTGATCGGCGATGCGCATCCGTACTGCGGCGGCGCAGCATCGAAAACACTTGTCAGGATGTGATCTCGCACCGTAGTTTCGGCTGGCACCGAGTGAGTCGGTGATCCAACACCAAACAGGGGATTCGAGAATGAAGCATCTGAGTGCGATTGCGCTGGGTACGAGCTTGCTTGCCGCTGCCGTCGGTCAGGCAGTGGCCGCGAATGGTCCTTCGTCGCTGCGCGTGGACATGGCGCCGGTCATGGACAAGGCCGCGGGCGACTACTTGGGTTCGGTCCGTTTCACGATGAGCAATCCGACCGACAAGGCGGTACGCATCCTGAAGTGGCAGACCCCGTTCTTCGGCGTCGACGCCAACCTGTTCTCGATCAACGTCGGCGGCGAAAAGGTCGCCTATACCGGCCGCATGATCAAGCGCGGCGAACCCGCCGCTCGCGACTACATGACCCTGCGCCCGGGTGAATCGCGCTCGGTTGAACTCGATCTGTCCGCTTTCTACGACTTCGCGAAGACCGGCCAGTACGAAGTCCGCTACGACGAATTCCTGTTCGACAACGTCGGCCAGGCGAAGCGCGTGAACACCACGCCGACCGTCATGTGGGTCGACGGCAACGATCAGTTCCTGGCCCAGGACGCCGGCATGGATCCGTATGCCGGCCTCGGCGTGAAAGCGATCGGCGTGACCCCGAGCTTCACCAAGTGCACGACTACCCAGCAATCGCAGATCGTCACGGCGCTCAACGCCGCGGACAGCTATGCGGGCAATGCCAAGTCCTATTTTGGCTCGCATTCGGCGACCAATATCTCGGCGCGCTACACCACGTGGTTCGGCGCGGTGAATGCAACCCGCTACACCACCGGCAAGAACCACTTCGACGCCATCCAGGCTGCGTTCGCGACCAAGCCGATCACCGTCGACTGTGGCTGCAAGAAGACCTATTACGCCTATGTTTATCCGACCCAGCCCTACAAGATCTATGTCTGCAAGGCGTTCTGGTCGGCTCCGGTCACCGGCACCGATTCACGCGCAGGGACGCTGATCCATGAAATGAGCCACTTCAACGTCGTCGCCGGCACGGACGATCACGTCTATGGCCAGTCGGGCGCCAAGAGTCTTGCGATCAGCAATCCGGACAATGCGCTCGACAACGCCGACAACCACGAGTACTTCTCGGAAAATACGCCCGCACAAAATTGATGTATGTGCGCGTCGAAGCAATGAACAAGAAGCCCGGCACTGGCCGGGCTTCTTGTTTTCGTCCTTTTGACAGACGAAAAAAAACACCGGGATTGCTCCCGGTGTTTCTTGATTCAACCCGTTGGGGCTGGGATCAGACC
It contains:
- a CDS encoding TatD family hydrolase produces the protein MRLIDSHCHLDATEFDGDRDAVIARAAATGVVAQIIPAVAASTFASLADLCRGRRDLFAAYGLHPMYLDQHGDADVARVRATILREGAVAVGECGLDFFVDGLDPERQRLLFDAQLRLAREFDLPLILHARRAVDEVILRLRRIGGLRGVVHSFSGSAEQARQLFQLGFHLGIGGPVTYDRAQRLRGLVATMPIEHLLLESDAPDQPNASARGARNEPATIVEVAEVIARLRGVDVATIAAATSSNAIRLFRLDQADVAA
- a CDS encoding tRNA threonylcarbamoyladenosine dehydratase; translation: MDHVSRFAGIDRLYGRGAVARLQNQHVAVIGVGGVGSWVAEALARSGVGRLTLFDADEICVSNTNRQLHALEGEFGKLKVESLRDRLQKISPQLKIQAEAAFVTPSTLAEQLGRGYDLVLDCCDAFRVKVEMIAFCRRRKIPMIVSGSAGGRIDSTKIIVRDLSKTEHDAMLALISKKLRDEFNFPRGPKRYFGVQAVYSLENVRYPQADGTVCGLRPEVGDAGKLDCGGGLGAAMHVTAGFAMAMVGRALDRLLAEKPQAATSA
- a CDS encoding peptidase M35; translated protein: MGTSLLAAAVGQAVAANGPSSLRVDMAPVMDKAAGDYLGSVRFTMSNPTDKAVRILKWQTPFFGVDANLFSINVGGEKVAYTGRMIKRGEPAARDYMTLRPGESRSVELDLSAFYDFAKTGQYEVRYDEFLFDNVGQAKRVNTTPTVMWVDGNDQFLAQDAGMDPYAGLGVKAIGVTPSFTKCTTTQQSQIVTALNAADSYAGNAKSYFGSHSATNISARYTTWFGAVNATRYTTGKNHFDAIQAAFATKPITVDCGCKKTYYAYVYPTQPYKIYVCKAFWSAPVTGTDSRAGTLIHEMSHFNVVAGTDDHVYGQSGAKSLAISNPDNALDNADNHEYFSENTPAQN